The genomic DNA AACTGAGGGATTCCGTATTAGCTATCTACCGTTTACATCAAACGGAACAATTGATGTTGAAGCATTTAAAAAGGAGATCACCCCTGAAACAGTGCTGGCTATTATTCAAAACGGAAATTCAGAAATTGGAACGATCCAGCCAATTCGCGAAATAGCCCGTATTTGTAAAAATGAAAAAATTTATTTTCATACTGATTGTGTCCAAACATTTGGTAAAATTGATTTAAAGCCAGTTGCTACGATCGTCGATTCTTTATCAATTTCGGGGCATAAGTTCAACGGACCAAAAGGAGTAGGTGCATTATTCATTCATCCGGCCATTGCAACTAAACCGCTCTTTCCAAATGGAACTCATGAACGAGGGGTAAGATCAGGAACAGTTAACTTACCTGGTATTGCCGCTATGACTGTTGCTGCACAAAAATCCGTTCAACAGCTTAACATTAACAAGGAGCATTATAAAAAGCTACGTCAATCCTTCTTAACTTATCTTCAACCGATAAATGATCGTACTCGAGTTTTTGGCTCAACTAGCGATGAACAGTTACCTGGAATTGTCGGCCTTGCCATTACTGGAATTGAAGGCCAATGGATCATGCTTGAATGTAACCGTTTAGGCTTTGCTATTTCAACAGGAAGCGCTTGTCAAGTAGGCAAACAAGCTTTAGCAAACTCAATGCTTGCTCTTAAAGTTA from Bacillus aquiflavi includes the following:
- a CDS encoding IscS subfamily cysteine desulfurase — encoded protein: MKYFDHAATSPIDDDALLTYVKVSKEFFGNTNSLHDAGGAANSLLEQCRAELANILAVNKRGIYFTSGGTESNIIAIYALLSAKKHSGNHIITSLGEHSSIMNIMKRLETEGFRISYLPFTSNGTIDVEAFKKEITPETVLAIIQNGNSEIGTIQPIREIARICKNEKIYFHTDCVQTFGKIDLKPVATIVDSLSISGHKFNGPKGVGALFIHPAIATKPLFPNGTHERGVRSGTVNLPGIAAMTVAAQKSVQQLNINKEHYKKLRQSFLTYLQPINDRTRVFGSTSDEQLPGIVGLAITGIEGQWIMLECNRLGFAISTGSACQVGKQALANSMLALKVNKQTSKEFIRISFGTDTTVEDVKQLADSLIHIVSGK